DNA from Triticum aestivum cultivar Chinese Spring chromosome 7D, IWGSC CS RefSeq v2.1, whole genome shotgun sequence:
ATGTACACAAACAATACCTTGCTCAAAAGGATTTATGAGGTAACATTGGATGATAATTAAGAAAATCAAATCATCAACCCATCTGTAGCTGAAAAAAATGATATGGCATCTGTAGGCTCGCCTCTCCTAAACTATAGCTTGGAGATGAGTTCTTAAATCTGCATCAAATCACATGATAAAAGAAACGAAAAGGTGCCATAGCACCCGGGTGCCCCGGCACCCCCTAGTACAGTGCGTTGAGCAATTCTAAGATTCCCACATGAGTCTGACTACTTGGACAGCTTTTGCAGTGGGTGCACTGTGATAGCAACAAATTAATCCATCACGACCTCAAGTTGTGGGAAGGGAGGCACCTTTTCGATGGAGACAGAGATGAGTTGACAGCACTATTGTAGGTGCTTCTTGTCCATTTTTTTGCATGCGGTGACAGAACTTGTCATGGTCTTAGAGATCCCTGCCTACGTGAACAGTACAGATTCCCAACATATAGCCAGGTCGTTGTCCAGCCCGTGATTCAAAAACAGCAAAAATAACCAACGCAGCACATCACATGTCACTGTTCAAACTTTGTCTCTCTCTCGCACCACATGCACATGCAAAGTCAGTCTTGGTCTAGATAGAGGCAGTGCTAGACTAGACCCAGATTTGTTTGTTTTCTATCCTTATTCTTGGGCTTAACGAGGCAACAAAGCTGCAACGAAATCATTGGCTATAGTGAAGCGCACACATCTCGAAGTGCCATATTCTGAATGAATGGTGCAGATAAGGGGGTGCCTGGGCACCCGGGATCCAAAAGTCCAGTCTCAGAAAGAAACTGAAACCAAAACTACAAGGAAATGCATACATGGATGTTTACCTCTATGTTTCTGGTGTGAACTTTGTAATTCCAATTCTCCGTGTCCCTTTCCTCCAATAGAGACACAAGAAAGTGCCACATCCTAATTGAATCACTGACATCGTGAGAGATGGAGTGTTGTGCGGGAAAGCTACCTCCTCGGCTCTTCCCTGCATTGAAATCTCAACCGGTCAAACATATAGCACTGGTCTTCTATTGCACAGAAGGATTATGCTAGATTGCAGGCAGTCATAAAGGATGCAAGTTCTGCTCAAAGTAGGTAGAattggttggtgatttttttcagTAGAACATAAACTGCAGAAAATAAAGAATAATAAAACAGAGAGATTTCTTGCTCATCATAATCACCTCAATCTTCGAGGGACAGCCGGAGGCCTTATCCGCTCCGTATCCCACCCATTGATTTACACTTGGTTGTTGGTGTTGCTGCGGTCAGTGGATGTGGCCGCCCCGGTGAGTGCTGGCAGTTTCCTACGCGGTCAACACATCACACGCGGTATTTGTTCGGGGTGTGAATAGCACTTTGGGGCTTGAGCAGCCGCTTCAGAGGGTGGATATCCCAGATCCGGCGACCCTGAAGTCGTGGAACATGGCGTTGGTGATGCTGACATCGGCTTCCTCGTCTACCCAGCGGAGGGAGACGGTGGTAGAGAGTCAGAGGGTGTGACGATGGCATACGTGTGGCAGCGGTTGAGCAGAGGACCTTTCAGTGGCGTTCCTGCGCGTAAGAAGAGGCCGGCGGCTGGGGAGAATCGATTTTAACCCCCCCAGCTCGCGCGCCTTTGATCTTAAGCCCCCCTCTTCATCTGCCTTTCTCTGAACCCCCAGTTCTGTCTAGTTGTTGATGGTACCCCTTTTGGCATTGTTAACAACTTTGTTAGTATATAACTAACATATAGAAATAGGAATAGACAAAAGTACCCCTTTGTCTGAAAGGCACATCTCTGTACCTTGTCCGAATTTTCCAacatgctccacaaaatattttgGCCAAATAAGAAATGACATGATTTTCTAAAGCCGTGTGCTATGTTTCAGAAAAAAAATTGACATGACTTTGCTGTAATCATTAGGCTTCCACACAAACAGACTGAAAATAATATAAGGTCACAATGATTCAATGATAGCATAGACAATAATTCAGCCATGTTCTACAGGACTTCATGACAGCAAAATAAGTGAGTTTGCACCTCACATACACAACAATTCAGCCATGTTCTACAGGACTTCAGGACAGCAAAATAAGTGAGTTTGCACCTCACATACAGAGCAAATAAAAGTGAGTTTGCGCCTCACATACACAACAATAAAAGTGAGTCTCCACCCACAGCCGAGTTCATCACAGCCACAAACAAGCTCACAGGTCACTTAATTTCTTCCTTTTAGgtgtcattttcttcttcttttcttttgttggAGGTTTTGGTGGTGGGGTAGCAGCTTGGCTCCTTGTGACAGGTCCAGGACTAGCTTGAGCTGCAGCTTGGCTTCTTGTGACAGCTCCAGGACTGCTACAAGTGGCATCATTCTTGCTCTTGGTTGGTGTAGATGGAACGGCATTGCTAACTGAAACATCAAACCATGGAGATTGATTCTTTTTCCCCCTACTTTTCCTACAAAAAGAAGCAATTAGAACTATTTTCATGTAAAAGAACCATGGTATTATAGATACAAAACAACAACAAGTACTACTATGTACCTTTTCTTTGTTCCATTTTGAGGACAACCAGCTTCTCTATGTCCTACCTCCTCGCATTTTTTGCATTTGTTCAAGGATCCTTTCCTTGATCCACCTTCCCACCAACTCTTTATCCTCTGTTTTCTTGTTCTTccagcacctttcttcttgcctaTTGGAATTGGTGGACGCAACACAAAGCCTGTGTCCACGTGTGGCCATTGATTCTTGTCCGTAAGGGGCTCAATTACACCTTCATATGCTGCCCTAAATCTGCTAACTGAGTAGTACTCATGTACATAGTCCTCCATGTTAACAAAGTTGCGAGCTTGCAAGACATTTATGAAGGCTAGTGCATGGTCGCAAGGCTTGCCCGTGTGCTGCCATTGCAGACATTTACACTCATGTGTGAGAGTTTTGACCACATGTCTTTCATCCTCTTTGTTAGCATTTTTCACTTCCCCACTCCAATCAGCTGATGCTTTAGCCTTGAGATGACCTAGTCCTCGAGTCTTTGCATTTAGTTGGTGTATGACAAATGGAAGTATTATCCCTGTAAATCTTTCTCCAATCATTCTTCTTTTTCTAAACAGTTCCATAATCATCTCTCTAATCTTATCAGCTAGCTGATCAATCGGCAAGTCCTTGATATCTCGCCCCCAAGCGTTGAAGCACTCGACAAGATTGTTATTTATGTAGTCACACTTGATGGCAGGGTTGAACATGCACCTCATCCATAACAGATTATGGTAATCCCTAAGGTAAGGATATACTTTCTCAGATGCATCAAATACCTTTGCCATGTGATGTTGATATTCTTCCGTTCCGGCCTATATGCCCTAGCAGCAGGCCACAACCTTCCAAACACATCACCATGAAAATATTTCTGAAAATTATGCCACATATGCCTAAAGCACTCTCGCTGCTCAGCTTGAGGATCTTAACAGCATTTTCAAGACCCTTGCAAGCATCAGTACAAACAGCCAATACCGGAGGGT
Protein-coding regions in this window:
- the LOC123166934 gene encoding uncharacterized protein, with translation MAKVFDASEKVYPYLRDYHNLLWMRCMFNPAIKCDYINNNLVECFNAWGRDIKDLPIDQLADKIREMIMELFRKRRMIGERFTGIILPFVIHQLNAKTRGLGHLKAKASADWSGEVKNANKEDERHVVKTLTHECKCLQWQHTGKPCDHALAFINVLQARNFVNMEDYVHEYYSVSRFRAAYEGVIEPLTDKNQWPHVDTGFVLRPPIPIGKKKGAGRTRKQRIKSWWEGGSRKGSLNKCKKCEEVGHREAGCPQNGTKKRKSRGKKNQSPWFDVSVSNAVPSTPTKSKNDATCSSPGAVTRSQAAAQASPGPVTRSQAATPPPKPPTKEKKKKMTPKRKKLSDL